A region of Toxorhynchites rutilus septentrionalis strain SRP chromosome 1, ASM2978413v1, whole genome shotgun sequence DNA encodes the following proteins:
- the LOC129761299 gene encoding uncharacterized protein LOC129761299: MSTSRKYKALIRSRDCVINFVERMDHFLKTTQEFDEQAVKIRLEKLDQKYQEFEDLQSDIEGMEDNEESLVDYQQSRADFEDKYFEVRAGLVRKLTTEHVTPNTATTHTNNVPHVHASVRLPQINLPEFDGNFQNWIPFHDTYVALIDSSVELTDIQKFHYLRASLKGDALKLIDSYAMSEANYRVAWDSLVDRFSNKHLLKKRHLNALFEYTRIKRESATGLHELIDCFERNTKILDQLGEKTNVWGAMLVHLMVSKLDEVIQKRWEENVTPDREPSYTSLVEFLKRQTRVLDAVSVDQQMFSTSSSSSSGSKFRSTKVSVNSTLRTRSQAASPAVRSIGLLGAQLSLVFRWINGCSLQTPSGSAATAWVGII, from the coding sequence ATGTCAACGTCGAGGAAGTACAAGGCCTTGATACGCAGCAGGGACTGCGTCATCAACTTCGTGGAACGGATGGACCACTTCCTGAAAACAACACAAGAATTCGATGAGCAAGCGGTCAAGATTCGTTTGGAGAAGCTCGATCAAAAATATCAGGAGTTCGAGGATCTCCAGAGCGATATCGAAGGCATGGAGGACAACGAAGAAAGCTTAGTGGATTACCAACAGTCGAGGGCCGATTTCGAGGATAAATATTTCGAGGTAAGGGCAGGGTTGGTGAGAAAATTAACTACAGAACATGTGACACCAAATACTGCGACTACACACACAAACAACGTCCCTCATGTACATGCTTCCGTGCGACTTCCTCAAATAAACCTACCAGAGTTTGATGGCAATTTCCAAAATTGGATTCCGTTTCACGACACTTACGTGGCTTTAATCGACTCCTCGGTGGAACTAACCGACATACAAAAGTTCCATTATTTGCGTGCTTCTCTGAAGGGCGATGCTTTGAAGTTGATCGATTCTTATGCGATGAGTGAGGCTAATTACAGGGTGGCTTGGGATAGTCTGGTTGATCGGTTCTCCAACAAACACCTCCTCAAGAAACGTCATTTGAACGCCTTGTTCGAATATACTAGAATCAAGAGGGAATCAGCGACTGGCCTGCATGAACTCATCGACTGTTTCGAACGTAACACGAAGATCCTGGATCAATTAGGGGAGAAGACGAATGTATGGGGAGCGATGCTGGTGCATCTAATGGTCTCGAAGCTGGACGAGGTCATTCAGAAGCGTTGGGAGGAAAATGTCACACCGGATAGAGAACCGTCGTACACTTCATTGGTCGAATTCCTCAAGAGGCAAACTCGGGTGCTGGATGCTGTCTCTGTCGATCAGCAGATGTTCTCCACGTCTTCGTCGTCATCCAGTGGTAGCAAATTCCGTTCAACTAAAGTTTCGGTTAACTCGACGCTGAGAACTCGCTCCCAAGCTGCTTCGCCTGCAGTGAGAAGCATTGGATTACTCGGTGCCCAACTTTCGCTAGTTTTCCGGTGGATAAACGGCTGCAGCTTACAAACTCCAAGCGGCTCTGCAGCAACTGCCTGGGTCGGAATCATTTAG
- the LOC129761300 gene encoding uncharacterized protein LOC129761300 — protein sequence MGKGPPRKGTFGFWFPSQPDNFSTSLDFLVLGQVTDDQPSVSLPQTQRKIPPDMVLADPEFNISGPIDLVLGAQYFYDFHVRDGGRLQIRKVDDTLPVFVNTVFGWVAAGEAKRMDESTRVSCHVAKVESLDKAIEKFWTVEELTIKTPRSQEEEDCETHFVNTFTRDDTGRYIVRYPKRMNFSSMVGESKQTALRRFLQTEKRLERDPNLRSQYVDFMKEYIKLGHMKYIGEADDSRLDKDKTVCYLPHHPVFKESSSTTKVRIVFDGSAKTSTNHSLNEALLTGPTIQDELLDLMLRFRKHLIALVADVTKMYRQVLIHLDDIPLQRILWRCDPSEPIQVYELLTVTYGLSPSSFLATRVLKQLALDSAQKYELAARTVQEDFYMDDFLSGANTVEEVIKLQKEVQSLLAEGGLELRKWSSNSPEVLENLPIGALGGETMLHFEADQKIKTLGVGWETGTDQLCIEVQPSTNEGIWTKRKIFSAIAKLYDPLGLVSPVVAWAKIKMQQLWLSTFDWDDPISDDIARKWEEFAAQLTLLKGYKVPRFVFLDDSISTQFHIFTDASEVGYGACLYTRSTGKGGQIKTELVAAKSRVAPLKRLSLPRLELCAALLGAKLYAKVSAALRMEGIPCWFWSDSTVTLHWIQAPPNTWQTFVGNRTSEIQQLTHGHSWNHVKGTENPADHVSRGMLPQEFVSNTIWRHGPSWLAKSDEYWPKHITGTPPEDLLERRKTVLVIHQPQEHSFLFYRYSSFWRLVRIIALVLRFLNRCRRKPNPYPHQLASVGELEHAKETLTKIAQQEMFTEELKELVKTRSVSNKSSLRLLN from the exons ATGGGGAAGGGCCCACCACGCAAGGGCACTTTTGGATTCTGGTTCCCAAGTCAACCTGAT AATTTCTCGACGTCATTGGACTTTCTGGTTCTGGGGCAGGTCACCGACGACCAGCCATCTGTCTCGCTTCCACAAACGCAACGGAAAATTCCACCCGATATGGTTCTAGCCGATCCTGAATTCAACATCTCTGGTCCGATCGATTTGGTATTGGGTGCACAGTACTTTTACGATTTCCATGTACGCGATGGTGGCCGGTTGCAAATTCGCAAGGTCGACGATACGCTTCCAGTATTTGTCAATACGGTGTTCGGATGGGTGGCAGCCGGCGAAGCAAAACGCATGGATGAATCAACACGGGTCAGCTGTCACGTTGCCAAGGTAGAATCTCTGGACAAGGCAATCGAAAAATTCTGGACGGTTGAAGAGTTGACGATCAAAACGCCACGGTCACAGGAAGAGGAGGACTGCGAGACGCACTTCGTGAACACATTCACACGCGATGACACCGGCAGATATATCGTGCGATATCCCAAACGCATGAACTTCAGCAGCATGGTTGGCGAATCGAAGCAGACGGCTCTGCGACGATTTCTTCAGACAGAGAAACGATTGGAACGAGACCCAAACCTACGATCGCAGTACGTGGATTTCATGAAGGAATACATCAAGCTGGGCCACATGAAATACATCGGTGAAGCAGACGATTCTCGCTTGGATAAAGATAAAACGGTCTGCTACCTTCCCCACCACCCGGTATTTAAGGAATCTAGTTCCACCACAAAGGTACGGATAGTCTTCGATGGATCGGCGAAAACGTCCACAAATCATTCGCTGAACGAAGCTCTACTCACCGGCCCTACGATTCAGGATGAACTCTTGGATCTGATGCTCCGCTTCCGGAAACATCTTATCGCTTTGGTCGCTGATGTCACGAAAATGTACCGGCAAGTCTTAATCCACCTCGACGACATTCCCCTTCAACGAATCCTGTGGCGATGTGATCCATCAGAACCAATTCAGGTGTACGAGCTGCTAACCGTCACGTACGGCTTGTCCCCATCGTCATTTCTCGCCACACGTGTGCTGAAGCAACTGGCTTTGGATTCCGCTCAGAAGTACGAACTTGCAGCACGGACCGTACAAGaagatttttacatggatgactTTCTCTCGGGAGCAAACACAGTAGAAGAAGTCATAAAACTCCAGAAGGAAGTCCAATCACTACTGGCCGAAGGGGGCCTCGAGCTGCGTAAATGGAGCTCCAATAGTCCAGAAGTCCTGGAGAACTTACCCATCGGAGCGCTTGGAGGAGAAACAATGCTGCACTTCGAAGCGGACCAGAAAATTAAAACGCTAGGAGTGGGGTGGGAAACTGGAACAGATCAGCTTTGCATCGAAGTACAACCATCTACGAACGAAGGCATTTGGACAAAACGCAAAATTTTCTCGGCAATTGCGAAACTCTACGACCCACTCGGATTGGTCTCACCGGTTGTGGCATGGGCCAAGATAAAGATGCAACAACTTTGGCTGTCAACTTTTGACTGGGATGATCCTATATCTGACGATATCGCCCGGAAATGGGAGGAATTCGCGGCCCAATTAACCCTTCTGAAAGGCTACAAGGTTCCTCGGTTCGTCTTTCTGGACGATTCGATCTCCACACAATTTCACATCTTCACCGATGCGTCCGAAGTTGGGTATGGTGCCTGCCTTTACACACGTTCAACCGGCAAGGGAGGTCAAATTAAAACCGAGCTCGTCGCGGCAAAATCACGGGTTGCCCCTCTCAAACGGCTTAGTCTGCCGCGGCTCGAGCTCTGTGCTGCACTTTTGGGGGCGAAACTATACGCCAAGGTTTCAGCAGCGCTGCGGATGGAGGGTATTCCTTGCTGGTTCTGGTCGGACTCAACGGTCACACTCCACTGGATACAGGCACCACCCAATACTTGGCAAACGTTTGTTGGGAACCGAACGTCTGAAATTCAACAGCTAACTCACGGCCATAGCTGGAATCACGTGAAGGGAACAGAAAACCCGGCGGACCACGTTTCTCGCGGAATGCTTCCCCAGGAATTCGTATCTAACACCATCTGGCGACACGGTCCTTCCTGGCTAGCGAAATCGGATGAATATTGGCCTAAACACATAACTGGTACTCCACCGGAAGATCTACTAGAACGGCGAAAAACGGTACTTGTGATACATCAACCACAGGAGCATTCTTTCCTATTTTACCGGTACTCATCATTCTGGCGTTTGGTTCGGATCATCGCTTTAGTTCTTCGTTTTCTGAATCGTTGTCGTCGCAAACCTAACCCCTATCCTCACCAACTCGCATCAGTAGGGGAGCTAGAGCACGCCAAAGAAACGCTTACGAAGATTGCACAGCAGGAGATGTTCACTGAAGAGTTGAAGGAGCTCGTTAAAACTCGATCCGTTTCCAACAAATCATCGTTGAGGTTACTTAAttaa
- the LOC129761298 gene encoding uncharacterized protein LOC129761298, producing the protein MAAFACVAYLRAEVAGQIQCALVTGKAKVAPLKLMSVPRLELQAGARLVESICSTHTLPITKRFIWTDSKTVLGWINSDQRRYRQFVAFRIGEILEKTKANEWHWVPSDSNASDDATKWKRGPNLCPEGRWFGGPDFLHLSEEYWPSIPEEKYDTTEEQQSSMVMHHYIIDSVFDWERFSNWNRLSRTVGFVVRYLGNLRAIARRLPTTKGPLSQEELAKAEAWIFHSTQKEIFAKEVTMLSTVDTTGKSVRLNSDSKLFKLSPFLDNNGVLRVETRISLAAFASYDTRNPIILPRYHRVTKLIILWYHQKLLHGNMETVISELRQRFHVSNLRTVVRGAVKECCRVSKAVPSVPRMSTLPAARLGAFFRPFTFVGLDYFGPMTVRVGRSNVKRWVALFTCLSIRAVHLEVVHSLSTESCKMAVRRFVARRGSPSEIYSDNATNFLDASNELRNEFRSINGNIAETFTNSNTKWLFIPRPPHTWEALGREWCEA; encoded by the coding sequence ATGGCCGCATTTGCTTGTGTTGCTTATCTGCGCGCTGAAGTAGCTGGACAAATACAATGTGCTTTGGTAACCGGGAAGGCGAAGGTAGCTCCACTCAAGTTAATGTCTGTGCCCCGATTGGAGCTCCAAGCTGGGGCGCGACTGGTCGAGAGCATCTGCTCCACTCATACTCTGCCTATCACGAAAAGATTCATTTGGACCGACTCGAAGACAGTGTTGGGATGGATTAACTCTGATCAACGAAGATATCGCCAATTCGTGGCTTTCCGCATTGGGGAGATCCTTGAGAAAACAAAAGCCAACGAATGGCATTGGGTTCCCTCGGATTCGAATGCCTCTGATGATGCGACCAAGTGGAAAAGGGGACCGAATTTGTGCCCGGAAGGTCGCTGGTTCGGAGGACctgattttttacatttgagTGAGGAGTATTGGCCATCAATCCCAGAAGAGAAATATGACACAACTGAGGAACAGCAGTCCAGTATGGTAATGCATCATTATATCATCGATTCGGTGTTTGACTGGGAGCGGTTTTCAAATTGGAACCGTTTGTCTAGAACCGTTGGGTTCGTGGTTCGATATCTCGGAAATTTGAGGGCAATAGCACGGCGACTTCCTACAACGAAGGGCCCGCTGAGTCAAGAAGAGTTGGCAAAAGCGGAGGCGTGGATATTTCATTCAACCCAAAAAGAGATCTTCGCAAAGGAAGTGACCATGTTGTCTACAGTTGATACTACAGGAAAAAGTGTGAGACTAAATAGTGACAGCAAGCTCTTCAAACTTTCTCCGTTTCTTGATAACAACGGCGTTTTGCGTGTGGAAACCAGGATAAGTTTAGCAGCATTTGCATCATATGACACAAGAAATCCTATCATTCTTCCTCGGTATCATCGTGTAACCAAGTTGATCATCTTGTGGTATCATCAGAAGCTTCTACACGGTAATATGGAAACCGTAATTAGTGAGTTACGACAGCGATTCCATGTATCCAACCTACGCACCGTCGTTCGAGGCGCAGTGAAGGAATGTTGTAGAGTGTCCAAGGCAGTTCCTTCGGTACCCAGAATGAGTACTCTACCAGCGGCCAGGCTAGGGGCATTTTTTCGACCGTTTACATTTGTCGGTCTGGACTACTTTGGCCCAATGACGGTCCGCGTAGGACGTAGCAATGTGAAACGTTGGGTAGCGTTATTTACGTGTCTTTCGATCCGTGCTGTGCATCTAGAAGTCGTGCATTCATTGTCGACAGAATCGTGTAAGATGGCTGTTCGGCGGTTTGTGGCACGGCGTGGATCTCCGTCAGAAATTTACAGCGATAACGCGACAAACTTTCTAGATGCCAGCAACGAACTTCGGAACGAGTTCAGGTCCATCAACGGGAACATAGCTGAAACTTTCACGAATTCCAACACAAAGTGGTTATTCATTCCCCGGCCTCCCCACACATGGGAGGCGCTTGGGAGAGAATGGTGCGAAGCGTAA